In Stieleria varia, one genomic interval encodes:
- a CDS encoding SGNH/GDSL hydrolase family protein: MTVTRSLQSRTVSGMIFRWLVGAVIGTTIIGLTSPWFIRSYLPLSASAERGVWVLEPGQTYRWRSEGYADTMIGPMGMPGRRSIAPVQRNSSRSLRVALWGDSQAEGVSVTDQNKLFAAIEQASNGNAVAFPLARSGENAADWVTQMPRVETALGIELHLLLIVDLEDLISATEAPLPPPSEQDAVAAKNALAKRLPAFVIQAARNLLTQSDGMTPRELRFAIGPPEATPDAVDAKEPGDAIESMTDASQSTVDWASVLKAIDDATTLPIAVVYAPKVPMIVSGRIVRQSDTADEFETMKQVAASRGIHVIDVRNRLLESADAGRWPHGFHNGQFGSGHLNADGNRVIAESLNEFLMLMRERPEPD, encoded by the coding sequence ATGACGGTGACGCGTTCTTTGCAGAGCCGAACTGTCAGTGGAATGATCTTTCGCTGGTTGGTGGGTGCGGTGATCGGAACAACGATCATCGGGCTGACTTCGCCGTGGTTCATTCGCAGCTATCTGCCACTGTCGGCCAGCGCGGAGCGAGGTGTTTGGGTGTTGGAACCGGGCCAAACCTATCGTTGGCGGAGCGAAGGTTACGCGGACACGATGATTGGTCCGATGGGAATGCCCGGGCGACGCTCGATTGCTCCGGTTCAGCGGAACAGTTCCCGGTCGTTACGTGTTGCATTGTGGGGCGATTCGCAAGCCGAAGGCGTTTCCGTCACCGACCAGAACAAGCTATTCGCTGCAATCGAGCAAGCCAGCAACGGCAATGCGGTTGCTTTTCCGTTGGCCCGCAGTGGGGAAAATGCCGCAGATTGGGTCACTCAGATGCCGCGAGTCGAAACCGCGTTGGGAATCGAGCTGCATCTTTTATTGATTGTTGACCTGGAGGATTTGATTTCAGCAACAGAGGCTCCCTTGCCGCCACCGAGTGAGCAGGATGCCGTTGCGGCCAAGAACGCGTTGGCCAAACGCTTGCCAGCGTTTGTGATCCAAGCCGCTCGAAACCTGCTGACGCAAAGCGACGGGATGACACCGCGTGAGCTGCGGTTCGCGATCGGGCCTCCTGAGGCGACACCTGATGCCGTTGACGCAAAAGAGCCCGGTGATGCAATTGAATCAATGACAGACGCTTCGCAATCAACCGTTGACTGGGCTTCGGTACTCAAAGCGATCGATGATGCGACGACGTTGCCGATCGCAGTGGTCTACGCACCCAAGGTGCCCATGATTGTGTCAGGTCGAATCGTTCGGCAGAGCGACACGGCGGACGAATTCGAAACGATGAAACAAGTCGCAGCATCCAGGGGCATCCACGTGATTGACGTGCGAAATCGTTTGCTGGAGTCCGCTGACGCAGGTCGCTGGCCTCATGGTTTTCACAACGGTCAGTTTGGATCGGGGCATCTCAATGCGGATGGAAACCGCGTGATCGCGGAGTCGCTCAATGAGTTTTTAATGCTAATGCGTGAACGTCCGGAGCCTGACTGA